The Streptomyces sp. NBC_00576 genome contains the following window.
CGGCGTGGCCCAGTCGATCCGCGGCCGACTGCGCGACCTCGGCGGTGACGCGGAAGTGATCTCGGTGCCGGGGCAGGGCACGGAGGTCGAGCTGACGGTACCGAAGGACACCAGACCGGCACGGGGGAAGACGGAGCGGCGATGACGGACACCGGGAACGAGAACGAGAACGGGCACGGGGACATGAGCGGGAACGCAGGAGAGAGTCAGGGGCCACTGAGGGTCATGGTCGTCGACGACCACCCCATGTGGCGTGACGCGGTCGCCCGGGACCTCGCCGAGTCCGGGTTCGACGTGGTCGCCACGGCGGGCGACGGCGAGCAGGCCGTACGCCGCGCCCGGGCCGTCACACCGGACGTCCTCGTGCTCGACCTCAACCTGCCCGCCAAACCCGGCGTCCAGGTGTGCAAGGAGGTCGTCGGGGCCAACCCCGCCCTGCGCGTCCTGGTCCTCTCGGCGAGCGGCGAGCACGCCGACGTCCTGGAGGCGGTGAAGTCGGGGGCGACCGGCTACCTGCTGAAGTCGGCCTCGACCGAGGAACTGATCGACGCGGTGCGCCGTACGGCGGTCGGCGACCCGGTGTTCACCCCGGGCCTGGCCGGTCTGGTCCTCGGCGAGTACCGTCGCCTGGCCTCCGAACCGGCCCCGGCCGCGGGCGCCGACGAACCCAAGGCCCCGCAGCTCACCGACCGCGAGACGGAGGTGCTGCGGCTGGTGGCCAAGGGCCTCAGCTACAAGCAGATCGCCGAACGCCTGGTGATCTCGCACCGCACGGTCCAGAACCACGTCCAGAACACCCTGGGCAAGCTGCAACTGCACAACAGGGTGGAACTGGTGCGGTACGCGATACAGCGCGGCCTGGACGACGAGTGAGAAGCGGTGAGTGGCAGTGAGAGGCAGTGGGAAGCCGTGAGGAGCCTCGACGCCGAGTGAGGCGCACGTCACACTGATCCTTCGTCAGGAACCCTCGGCGAAGGGACATTTCCATGCGCGTCGGAGTACTGACCGGGGGCGGCGACTGCCCCGGGCTCAACGCCGTCATCCGGGCCATCGTCCGCAAGGGCGTACAGGAGTACGGGTACGACTTCGTCGGCTTCCGGGACGGCTGGCGAGGTCCGCTGGAGGGCGCGAGTGTGCGCCTCGACATCCCCGCCGTGCGTGGCATCCTCCCGCGCGGCGGCACCATCCTCGGCTCCTCGCGGACCAACCCCCTCAAGCAGGAGAACGGCATCGCCCGCATCCGGGAGAACCTCGCCGCGCAGGAGGTCGACGCGCTCATCGCGATCGGCGGCGAGGACACCCTCGGAGTCGCGGCCCGGCTCACCGACGAGTACGGGATACCGGTCGTCGGCGTACCGAAGACGATCGACAACGACCTGTCCGCCACCGACTACACCTTCGGCTTCGACACCGCCGTCGGCATCGCGACGGAGGCGATAGACCGTCTGCACACCACCGCCGAATCGCACATGCGCGTCCTCGTCTGCGAGGTCATGGGCCGCCACGCCGGCTGGATCGCCATCCACTCCGGCCTGGCCGGCGGCGCCAACGTCATCCTCATCCCCGAACAGCGCTTCGATACTGAACAGGTGTGCGCCTGGGTGACCTCGCGCTTCAGCGCCTCGTACGCCCCGATCGTGGTGGTCGCGGAGGGCGCCATGCCCAAGGACGGCGACATGGTGCTGAAGGACCAGTCCCTCGACTCCTTCGGCCATGTGCGGCTGTCCGGCGTCGGTGAATGGCTGGCCAAGGAGATCGAGAAGCGGACAGGCAAGGAGGCGCGCACCACGGTGCTCGGCCATGTCCAGCGCGGCGGCACACCCAGCGCCTTCGACCGCTGGCTCGCCACCCGCTTCGGCCTGCACGCCATCGAGGCGGTCCGCGACGGCGACTTCGGCAAGATGGTCGCCCTGCGCGGCACGGACATCGTCCGCGTCCCGATCGCGGAGGCCACGGCAAAGCTGAAGACGGTCGACCCGAAGCTGTACGAGGAGGTCGGCGTCTTCTTCGGCTGACCTTCTCCTGCGAGGGGCGCCCGGCAACGAGCCCGGGCGCCCGCCCGCCTCACCCCAGGGTGGCCGCACCCCGCAGCCGCTCCATCAACTCCCGTACGACAGCGGCCCCGTTCAGCGTCAGCACCGACTCCGGGTGGAACTGCACACCGGCGAAACCATGCCCCCGCAGCGCATGTACCTCCCCGTTCGCGCTCCGGCTGACCTCGACCTCATGCGCCGCCAGCTCCCTGGACGCCTCGTCGTCGCAGTGCGCCACGAAACTGTTGTAGAAACCGACGGTCTCCGTCCGCCCGAACAGATCGATCTCCGTCTGCGCGCCCTGATACGGCACTTCCTTCCGTACGATCTCCAGCCCCAGCTCCGCCGCGATCAGTTCGTGCCCGAGGCAGACCCCGAGGACGCCGTGCCGGTGGTCCCGGACGACCTCGGCCGTCAGTTCGCGCAGGAACTGCATCTTCGGGTCGGTCAGGTCGCCCGGATCACCGGGGCCCGGCCCGAGAACCAGCGGCCCCTCGTGCCCTGCGACCGCCTCCCGCAGCCCCGGTTCGTCGTAGCGCCGCACGGTCACCTCAAGGCCCGACGAGCGCAGGACGTGCGCGAGCATCGCCGTGAAGGTGTCCTCGGCGTCGACGATCAGGGCGTGCCCGGTCAGCTCCGCTCCCTCTCTGGGGGCTTCCTGCATCCGCAGCCAGAACGGCGCCAGGGAGGCCCGCCGCCCGTCCAGCGCCGCCCGCACCCGTGGATCGTCCATGAGCCGCGGCCGTACGCCCGCCTCCCTGGCCCTCCCCGGTACGACACCCAGCGCCGCCAGCACCCCGGCCGCCTTGGCGTGGGTCTCGGCGACCTCACCCGCCGGGTCCGAGCCGCGGACGAGCGTGGCGCCGACCGGCACCCGCAGCCGTCCGTCCGGCGCGATGTCGGCGGTCCGGATGAGGATCGGCGAGTCGAGGGTCTGCGCCCCGCCCGCGTCCCGCCCGACGAGCGCCAACGCCCCCGCGTAATAACCGCGCCCACCGACCTCGTGCCGCTCGATCACCCGGCAGGCGTTCTGCACGGGCGACCCGGTCACGGTCGCCGCGAACATGGTCTCCTTCAGCACCTCCCGCACATCCAGTGAGGAGCGCCCCCGCAACTCGTACTCCGTGTGCGCGAGATGGGCCATCTCCTTCAGCCTCGGCCCCACCACGACCCCGCCCATGTCGCCGACGGTGCACATCATCTTGAGCTCCTCGTCGACGACCATCGACAGCTCCTCGATCTCCTTGCCGTCGGCGAGGAACGAGAGCAGGTGCTCGGGGGTCGGCCCCTCGGCCGGATAGCGGTACGTCCCGCTGATCGGGTTCATGACCACGGTCCCGCCGGACATCCGCACGTGCACCTCAGGACTGGCCCCGACCAGAGTGCGCTCACTTGTGTGCACGACGAACGTCCAGTACGCGCCCCGCTCCCCGACCAGCAGCCGCCGGAACAGCGCGAGGGCGTCGGCGCGTCCGAAGCCCGGGATCTCACCCTCGTACGTCCGCCGGATGACGAAGTTCGCCCCCTCGCCGCGCCCGATCTCCTCCCGCAGCACCCGCCCGACGATGTCCGCGTACTCCTCGTCCCCGACGTCGAAGCCACCGCCCTCGACCCGCACGTCATGCGCGGGAAGCCGGTCCAGCGCCTCCTCCAGCGGGAGTTCGTACGTCTCCTCGGGCGTGAGCACCGCCAGCGGTGTGCCGTCGTCGCGGACGTCGAAGCCGCGCTCACGGATCTGGCGGTAGGGGATGAGGGCGAGACCCTCGTCGGGGATGTCCGCGAGCCGGTCGTACGTGGTCACCGGGCCGAGCAGCAGTTCGACCATCTCGTGATTGTGGCCGGGGGTACGGCGGCGGAGCAGGGCGAACGGGCGGTTGTCGTGCAGGAGCCGGTCGAGTCGCATCGTTCCTCTTCCATCGATCGATGACTGGATCAGTGATCGGGAGGAACGGCCCGGCGCGGAAGTCCGCGGAAACACCGAAGGCCGCCCCTCGGGCGGCCTTCGCGAAGTCTTGCGTACGCGCAGTCAGTGGGCCGCCGAGTGAGCGGGCCACCACCAGTTCTGGTTCTGGGTCGAGTGCGCGAACATGCGACGGACCATACACCACAGGACACGGGCAGATCATGAACCGGCACATGGACCCGCCATTCCGCTCACCGGACCCGAACGAGCGAACCCCGTCTCACTTGATGAGCAGGCGGATGGACGCCCGACATGACCCCGTAATGTTGAGGTCGTGACCGTGAACGCTAAGACCAGCGCGAGCGCTGGCAACACCTGGCGAGACCTGCCCGCGGCGCAGCAGCCCGAGTACCCCGACACCGAGGCTCTGCGCGCAGTCGTTGCGGAGCTCGAGTCGTATCCCCCGCTTGTCTTCGCGGGCGAGTGCGATCAGCTGCGCGCCCGGATGGCGGCCGTCGCCAAGGGAGAGGCGTTCCTCCTCCAGGGCGGCGACTGCGCCGAGTCCTTCGATGCCGTCGGCGCCGAGCACATCCGCGCCAAACTGAAGACCCTCCTCCAGATGGGCGCCGTCCTCACGTACGCGGCCTCCGTGCCGGTCGTGAAGGTCGGCAGGATCGCCGGCCAGTACTCCAAGCCGCGCTCCAAGGGCACCGAGACCCGCGACGGCGTGACCCTGCCGACGTACCGCGGTGACTCGGTCAACGGCTTCGACTTCGACGAGGCGTCCCGTATCCCGGACCCCGAGCGACTGAAGCGGATGTACAACGCCTCCGCCTCCACGCTCAACCTGGTCCGCGCCTTCACCACCGGTGGGTACGCGGATCTGCGCCAGGTGCACGCCTGGAACCAGGACTTCGTGAAGTCGTCCCCGTCCGGCCAGCGGTACGAGCAGCTGGCCCGCGAGATCGACAACGCGCTGAACTTCATGCGTGCCTGCGGGACGGACCCGGCCGAGTTCCAGACGGTCGAGTTCTACTCCTCGCACGAGGCGCTGCTCCTGGACTACGAGTCGGCGCTGACCCGCGTCGACTCCCGCACCGGACGGCTGTACGACGTCTCGGCGCACATGGTGTGGATCGGTGAGCGCACCCGGCAGCTGGACGGCGCGCACATCGAGTTCGCCTCCCAGGTCCGCAACCCGATCGGCATCAAGCTCGGCCCGACGACGACGGCCGAGGAGGCGCTGCAGTACATCGAGCGCCTCGACCCGGACCGTGAGCCGGGCCGGCTGACCTTCATCGTCCGTATGGGCGCAGACAAGGTCCGCGACAAGCTGCCCGAGCTGGTCGAGAAGGTGACGGCGTCGGGTGCGACGGTGGCCTGGGTGACCGACCCGATGCATGGCAACACCTTCGAGGCGGCCTCCGGTCACAAGACCCGCCGTTTCGACGACGTGCTCGACGAGGTCAAGGGCTTCTTCGAGGTCCACAAGGAGCTGGGTACGCACCCCGGCGGTATCCATGTGGAGCTGACGGGCGACGACGTCACCGAGTGCGTGGGCGGCGGCGACGAGATCTTCGTCGACGACCTGCACCACCGCTACGAGACGGCCTGCGACCCCCGCCTCAACCGCAGCCAGTCGCTCGACCTGGCGTTCCTGGTCGCGGAGATGTACAGGGACCAGTAGTAGATCACCGGTTGTTCCGCCTATTACAGGCGGAAATATGGGGCGCGGATCACATACGATCCGCGCCCCACAGCACTTTTCGGGCACCCGGCAGACGGGTAAGGTTAGGTTTGCCTCACCGATCAAGCGGGCCTTGGTCTCGGTATGGCACGTCCTTTGGATCCCGTCGGGAGGTGACCCGCGTGTACGTCTGCAACTGCTTCGGAGTGACCGAGTCGCAGGTGAAGAAGCACGCGGCGGACGGCGCCTGCACCCCCCGTCAGATCGCGTCGGCCTGCAAGGCGGGCACGGACTGCGGCTCGTGCGTACGACGCATCCAGGCGCTGCTGGGCAGGGGCGCATACCCGACCCGTGGGCTCGCGGACGAGGGCAGTAGGCAAGTCCGGGCCGAACAGCTGGACGAGGCGGCCTGAGGCCTGGAGGCCGCTGCGCCCTGAAGGCCGGCTCTCAGCTCTCCGGCTGCTCGATGAGCTGCGCGATGTAGAGCGCCTCGCCGAGTTTCTCCACCAGTTCCAGCTGGGTGTCCAGGTAGTCGATGTGGTGCTCCTCGTCCGCGAGGATCGACTCGAAGATGTTCGCGGACGTGATGTCGCCCTTGCTGCGCATGACCTCGATCCCGCGCCTGAGGCGGTCGATCGCCTCGACCTCGACCTGCCGGTCCGCCTGGAACATCTCCGTGAGGGTCTGTCCCACCCGGACGTGGAAGAG
Protein-coding sequences here:
- a CDS encoding anthranilate synthase family protein encodes the protein MRLDRLLHDNRPFALLRRRTPGHNHEMVELLLGPVTTYDRLADIPDEGLALIPYRQIRERGFDVRDDGTPLAVLTPEETYELPLEEALDRLPAHDVRVEGGGFDVGDEEYADIVGRVLREEIGRGEGANFVIRRTYEGEIPGFGRADALALFRRLLVGERGAYWTFVVHTSERTLVGASPEVHVRMSGGTVVMNPISGTYRYPAEGPTPEHLLSFLADGKEIEELSMVVDEELKMMCTVGDMGGVVVGPRLKEMAHLAHTEYELRGRSSLDVREVLKETMFAATVTGSPVQNACRVIERHEVGGRGYYAGALALVGRDAGGAQTLDSPILIRTADIAPDGRLRVPVGATLVRGSDPAGEVAETHAKAAGVLAALGVVPGRAREAGVRPRLMDDPRVRAALDGRRASLAPFWLRMQEAPREGAELTGHALIVDAEDTFTAMLAHVLRSSGLEVTVRRYDEPGLREAVAGHEGPLVLGPGPGDPGDLTDPKMQFLRELTAEVVRDHRHGVLGVCLGHELIAAELGLEIVRKEVPYQGAQTEIDLFGRTETVGFYNSFVAHCDDEASRELAAHEVEVSRSANGEVHALRGHGFAGVQFHPESVLTLNGAAVVRELMERLRGAATLG
- the bfr gene encoding bacterioferritin: MQGDPEVIEFLNEQLTAELTAINQYFLHAKMQENFGWTKLAKYTRHESFDEMKHAEIITDRILFLDGLPNYQRLFHVRVGQTLTEMFQADRQVEVEAIDRLRRGIEVMRSKGDITSANIFESILADEEHHIDYLDTQLELVEKLGEALYIAQLIEQPES
- a CDS encoding class II 3-deoxy-7-phosphoheptulonate synthase; amino-acid sequence: MTVNAKTSASAGNTWRDLPAAQQPEYPDTEALRAVVAELESYPPLVFAGECDQLRARMAAVAKGEAFLLQGGDCAESFDAVGAEHIRAKLKTLLQMGAVLTYAASVPVVKVGRIAGQYSKPRSKGTETRDGVTLPTYRGDSVNGFDFDEASRIPDPERLKRMYNASASTLNLVRAFTTGGYADLRQVHAWNQDFVKSSPSGQRYEQLAREIDNALNFMRACGTDPAEFQTVEFYSSHEALLLDYESALTRVDSRTGRLYDVSAHMVWIGERTRQLDGAHIEFASQVRNPIGIKLGPTTTAEEALQYIERLDPDREPGRLTFIVRMGADKVRDKLPELVEKVTASGATVAWVTDPMHGNTFEAASGHKTRRFDDVLDEVKGFFEVHKELGTHPGGIHVELTGDDVTECVGGGDEIFVDDLHHRYETACDPRLNRSQSLDLAFLVAEMYRDQ
- a CDS encoding response regulator transcription factor; its protein translation is MSGNAGESQGPLRVMVVDDHPMWRDAVARDLAESGFDVVATAGDGEQAVRRARAVTPDVLVLDLNLPAKPGVQVCKEVVGANPALRVLVLSASGEHADVLEAVKSGATGYLLKSASTEELIDAVRRTAVGDPVFTPGLAGLVLGEYRRLASEPAPAAGADEPKAPQLTDRETEVLRLVAKGLSYKQIAERLVISHRTVQNHVQNTLGKLQLHNRVELVRYAIQRGLDDE
- a CDS encoding 6-phosphofructokinase, encoding MRVGVLTGGGDCPGLNAVIRAIVRKGVQEYGYDFVGFRDGWRGPLEGASVRLDIPAVRGILPRGGTILGSSRTNPLKQENGIARIRENLAAQEVDALIAIGGEDTLGVAARLTDEYGIPVVGVPKTIDNDLSATDYTFGFDTAVGIATEAIDRLHTTAESHMRVLVCEVMGRHAGWIAIHSGLAGGANVILIPEQRFDTEQVCAWVTSRFSASYAPIVVVAEGAMPKDGDMVLKDQSLDSFGHVRLSGVGEWLAKEIEKRTGKEARTTVLGHVQRGGTPSAFDRWLATRFGLHAIEAVRDGDFGKMVALRGTDIVRVPIAEATAKLKTVDPKLYEEVGVFFG
- a CDS encoding (2Fe-2S)-binding protein; protein product: MTRVYVCNCFGVTESQVKKHAADGACTPRQIASACKAGTDCGSCVRRIQALLGRGAYPTRGLADEGSRQVRAEQLDEAA